CGCTGTTGAGGTGGCATGTTTTGCTAAAATCAAATCATGAAAGCCCGGAGCAAACCTTTCAATCTGCTGCTCTATAGTCGCCGTCATATCTTTACCCGACCCATTGGGCACGTGGCAGTAAGCATAAGCGGTATGCTTACCTCTAGGTGCACGATCGACATCGATTAAGCTTTGCTGCGCAAGGAGTACAAAAGGTTTTTCGGGGTGTTTCCCGTTAGCTATAAGCGATTCTGATAAGGCAACTTCCTCAAAGGAATTCCCAATATGGACCGTTCCAGCCTCCTGACATTCAGGTGCCGTGAAAGGAATTGGCCCATCAAGTGCCCAATCAACCTTAAACAAACCCATACCATATCGGTATCGCTCCATCTGCCTTTTATAGATGTACGGAAATTTGTGCCCGGCAATCTGCAATAACTGTCTCGGTGAAGTATCAAAAACAACAGCTCTACTGCTAGGAATATCTTTTAGCGAACGAACATAAACATTAGTTTCTATTTTACCACCTAATGAAAGAAAGTAGCTGGCCAAAGCATTGGCCATGTTTTGTGTACCGCCTTTTACAATCGGCCATCCCGTAATATGTCCATTGATGGTAAGCACCAGAGCAATAGCGGATGTGGTAAGTTTCTGAAAAGGGAGCATGCTATGGGCAACCATTCCCGCCCACAGACCTTTCAACTGTTTAGTTTTAAACCGACGGGCCAGAATTGTCGCAGGTAATAACGCTCTTAAACCGAATTGGGCAAAGTTCAACGGATACTTTGGAAATCCCAATGGACCTAACAAGTCCTTAGCAATTGTTGGCCATTTTTCTACAAGTGGGCCAAAAAGCGAAAGATAGGATTCTTTATCTTTACCAAAAGATGAAGCAGTTTCCAATATATCCCTCCTTAGCGCACCGGCGGTCCCATCGTCGAATGGATGTGCTGCCAAAACTTCCGGATTGATATAGGTCAAACCATGATATTCCAACGGCAGACTATTAAAAAAGGGAGATGCAGCCGCCATCGGGTGAACCGCTGAACAGACATCATGCACAAAACCGGGCAAAGTCAATTCCGCACTGCGCATACCGCCACCAACGGTTCCTTTTGCTTCCAATAGCAACACCGAGAGCCCATATTGGCGTAGCAAAATAGCCGCAGCAAGACCGTTCGGTCCCGAACCAACCACTATCGCATCGTATTCAAAATTACCCATAATTCAAAAAACCATCAAAAACGTAAGATTAAAAAATATCCAGGGAACAAATAAAGGTAAAAAATTCTTTTAAAGAACGTCATTATCTGCTAACCAGACGGTGCCGTCTGTTTTGATCTCCCAAGCAGTTATCGGGTTAAAATGATATCCGCCTCGGCTCTCTCTTACGGAAGACAACATTCGATAGCTTGGTTGAACATAACCCGTTTCATCTATTGCCCTGCTCATCACAATTGTTCCCCTGCCATTCCATCTCCATAAATAGTGGAAAGCGGTATGCGCTTTGCTGAGCACTGGTTCCTGCAATATCGCTGCTTGCCACGTTTTCCCTTCGTCTACGCTAATCTCCACTTGTATAATTTTCCCCCAGCCACTCCATGCAATCCCGCGGATTTCCACCCATCCTTTTTCTATACGTAGTGGGTAAGAAGGAAACGTTATAATCGATCGGGCGTCCATAAGAAAGCTAAATTGTCGGATTTTTCCATCGGCAATTTTCTCTGTATATTTCGAGGTCTCTTCTCTTGTCATAAAAGGCTGGTTGGCAATCTCGATACGCCTAATCCATTTGATCTGTGTATTTCCCTCCCATCCGGGCAATAGTAGTCGCGCCGGATACCCTTGTTCGGGACGCAAAGCTTCTCCATTCTGCGCATAAACAATCATGGCGTCCTCATACGCTTTCTCTAAAGGGATACTGCGCGTCATGACTGCAGCATCGTTTCCTTCTGCCAAGAACCAACTTGCTTGGGGTTTCACCCCCACCTCACGGAAAAGTGTGGACAACATTACACCAGTCCATTCGCTCTGACTGGTTAGACCGCAAATTTCCTGCGGCGTTAATTCGGCCTTACCAGAACGAAAATTACCGGAACATTCGATGAAACATATACGTGTAAACGATGGGAATCGCATTAAATCGCGCAATGTAAAAGACATGGGTTTATTGACCATTCCATGAATAACCAGTTCATACCGTTTTGGATCCATCGTAGGCACTCCACCATGGTTACGCTCAAAATGTAGATCTGAAGGGGTAATGGTGCCGAAAAGATTCTGTAAAGGTGTTCGGGAGGAAGTAAAGGATGGCAGCTTTTTCAGTTTTTCGAAAGGAGAACGTGTACCTAAAGGCCCCGGTGGAACGCCAGGTACTTTTGTCGGATCCTTCGGCACAAATATTGGTTTTGCTTCCTGGATTACCTTGCCGAAGGCGTCTGGCACTAGTGCCAGACCAAGCGCCGCTGCGCCTCCCAACATCCGACGTCTGCTTATTTTTACTGCGGGTATATGATCGGGGAACTGCGTATCTAATATCTTTTTATCCTTGTTCATGTGTACACTAGTTAACGTACTTCGGGTCCGCCACGACGATCATCTGCCACGAAGTGCTTCTTCGCGGGCATTTCAACGGCAGGCAAGGTTTGCCGGTTAATTTCATCATCTCGGTTTATAACACCATTCGCGTACAATAAAAAGGCCGTAACCTGATACACCTCTTCGTTCGTCAGTGATCCTGGTTCATTGTAAGGCATTGTACGTCTGATATAATCAAATATCGTTGTCGCATAAGGCCAATAGTTGCCAATGGTTGCAGCCCGGGATGCACTATCCGCAACAAGTACGTCAAAGGGACCTTCTCTTCCCGTCTCACCATGGCAGGAAGCACACTTCTTTTGAAATAAAAGTGCTCCGTCCTTTGCGTATCCCATGCCGTCAGGCAATCCTTTTCCGTCTGGCGTAATGCTGATGTCTAATCGCTCAATTTGTGCTTTCGTCGCTCTGGAACCGAAGTCAAAGCTTGCCGGCCAGCCGTTTTCGTCTGGGCGAACCACTATATTTTCTGCAGGAATGGCATAAGATGAAGACGCTTGTTCCTTCGGATGGTTTCCTTGGCATGCCGTTAATAAGCCAATAAATAATATATAAATCAAGACTGATCTCACCTCAACTTCCGCCTCCATATTTTCCAGCATCCAATGTACTTCTTGTTAAAATATAGTTCCGTTCTCTCCGTTCAAGCACGACCTTAATAGAATCCCTGTTTTCATTTAGACCTTCCAATATGACCTGCGATCCATCCTCATTTGCATCATAACGCAAAATCATTTTTTTCCGAATCACCGGACGAGGTTTCTGTGCAAAGTCTCGAGTTCTTCGAGCAGTGGCGCCACGGTGGTCGATAAAGTTAAGTTCTTCTCCGATAGTTTGCCACGCCTGCTCACTGATCCAGTTTTCCGGATAAATATCGTTTACTTCTTCTTCGGAAGCCTCTTGCCTATTGGGATAATCCCCTTGCCTGCGGTGGCTCCCACCTATGAAACGGGCAGTAGCGATATTTTTATCTTGTAAATATAGTGTCCGCTCAACGGTATCGGCATAATAGTGAAAAACCCGCCTTCCGCCTCCCACACCAGCGACTTCAAAAGTTCTATCTATATCCCGAATAGGATTTCCTCCGCCATTGGAGAGATCCAGTGGTTGGGGGTTATTTACTTTAAAGGTCATCGTTGTCCATTTTTCAAAAGTAAGATCCTGCCAACGTACCGTATCATTTGGATTATAGGCTATTGCCTCATTATTCAGCAAAAATTCTTTTACTTCATAATAACCTCTTAATTTAGACAAGCCAGGCGATGAGGGTTGTTTATAGGGGTCATACCAAAAGTTAAGTAGTTGTACATAAAAAAGTATTCCCAAGAAAACAATAATGACTACTGCTTTAAGCCCAAAGCGTAGCACATGTTGCCAGGTTTTATCAAAGCGGGGGTAATAATTGAAAGGTACCGTATATTGTTCTAAGATCATTAAACGATATATTCTCGGCACATAATAGGAAAGGATAAACAAACCAAAAAGTACGAAATATGATGCATACACGTGCACTCCCCCTTCATAGGCGAAATTTACGTAAGTAATACTTCCCAAGGCTCCTACTAATAATGCAGCACCAAAGACTGTTGTTTTTCTAAAGAAAAGCATGGTTCCTGCTAACAATTCTACTACCCCTGTGAATACCTGATACCAAGGTACAATGCCAATAGATAACCAATATATTTTTTGCTGTGTAAGATCACCGAAGTTGGTATTCAGCAGACCTTCTGAAGGATAGGGCATTTGTACTGGAAGAACTTTTGTAAACGCAAAACCTATAATACCAATTCCAGCGCGATATCGCGCCGCAACCAACAACCAGTAATGCCATTTAGTATAATTTCTTGTATTTTTGTCCAATAGCGACCAGATTCCACCGCCAATGATCGCTATTACTAACACTACTATCCAGTCGGAATAACCATACATTCGTGGTAGCCACTGATTTAATAAGGGGAAAGAAGGCTGAAAACGCGCAATATCATAAAGATCCCGATAATGTAAACTCAGCCAATCAATAGAAAAAAAATCAGTGTACCAGCTCCAACGCCAAGGAATCGACATCAGCATAAAAAATATGAAAACGACTCGAAACAGTATTTTCTGATAACCTTTCCAGTCACTTTCAACTGTTACTTGACTATTTCTTTTTTCTTCAGCTTGCTTTTGACGAATATCTTCTGCCGTAGTTGTGTCTGGGTTCAATTGTGTTTCCATAATCTTATTTTTTATAATACCAAACGACTTCTTCTGCCAACTTTGCCCGCTTCCTCCAACAGGTATTTTTTCTCAATTTTGTTGAGTGTAATCGTTAAAGAATCTCCTTTACCGGTTGTTCCATGCAGTAAAATGGTACGATCGTTATGCCGATCAAAGGTTAGCTTATAGCTCTCTTGTTCGTTATTATTCCCCAAACTATTCATTACAAAGGTCTTAGCCATTGTATCCAATTGATAACGATAATAATGTCTGCCCACAGTTCCGGCATATTCGAAATTCCTGGCCTCACTTAGCGGATGAATAAGTTCCACATTGCTGATTACCGGTTGGGCCTGCTTTCCGGTTTTTATACTCAAAGTAGGCCACCGTTCTATAACAACATTTTCCCACCGTATACTGTCGGTTCTATTATAAGGCAACGACGTACCATTGAAAACAAAACGGGATACGTCATAAAAACCTGCTAAATCGGCATCCTGCTGTTCGGGATAATGATAGGGCCCTTTTTGATAAGCTGCATAAGTTTTAAAACCATACAGTACAACGAAGAAAAGAATAAATACACTTTTCAATATAAGTTGCGCTTTAGCTTGCCATACTTTTGGATAAACTGGCCGGTAAATACTGGGATAAGTTGGCCGTTCCAACGAAAGTAAGCGGAATAAACGTGGCGCATCGTAACACAGTAGAAACAGTGCAAACTGAATAAGATAAAGACTATAAACGGTTTCCCCTCCCTCATATGCCAAGTTGGACAAAAACACGTTTCCTGTAAAGCATAAAATAATGAACGACCCGATAAAAACAGTTTTGCGGTAAAAAAGTAGCAGACCTGCAAAAATTTCTACAGCACCCAAGAAATATTCAAAAGAAGGGGCAACACCCAAACTCAGCGAAAACAATCTCCAAGCTGAAAGATCCCCATAATTTGTGTTCAGGTCACTTAGGGAAGGATAGGGCGACTGTAACGGAAACAATTTAATAAAACCATAGGCAATCACACCAATTGCTAAACGATAGCGGAGAATGACACGAAGCACATAATATAGTCCAACATAGTTATCTTGTTTTTTTTTAAATAGAGACCATATTAAGCCCCCCAGTAAGGCAATAGCGGTCAAAATTCCCCAGTCGCCAAACGTATGAATCCCCCAAAAATCGATACTTCGTTCTGTTTCTAATAGTTGAGGGGTATATCGGCTGATGTTAAAAATATCCTGAAATTGCAGATTAAACCAATTCAACTGAAAAAGTCTGACATAATATTTCCAATCCAAGGGAACTGCCTGCAGTATAAAATAGATAAAGAAAAAACGGAAAAGCACCCGTTCATACGGCTTCCAATTTATCTTGTCTTGATTATTTAAAATGTCCATAGTCTCTTAATTTAATACCTATTTTTATTTATGGAATCAGCATTTTTAATAACCCGGATTCTGTTCAAGTGCTTGATCTGTTAATAATTGCTCCGCTGGAATGGGCATCAAGTACCGGTCGGAATCGGTGACTCCTAATACCGCTGCAGCCCGTCCGGTACGCACCAGATCAAACCATCTATGTGCTTCTAAGCCGAATTCTAAACGCCTTTCATTTTCGATAGCTAATAATATTTCATTTGCCGTGGCAGCTTCGCTATCCGCTAAATTTGCCCGATGCCGGATAGCATTTAAGTCTGTCAGAGCGTTTTCTAATTGCCCAAGCCCTGCATAAGCTTCTGCACGAATCAGATAGAGTTCCGCTATGCGAATGACATAGGTTGGATCTGTAGCAGGGCTACGATAATAGAGATTGCCATACCATCGATTTTGGTTATCTCTGGCCACCAATGCGCTCCGTGTTCCGCCCGTTAAGGGATCATTCAATAAAGACGCGAAAGTATCGTTAGGCGCCCATTGGCGAGTACCTCCATTTTGCTGTGGTTGCCATTGGCCACGATGGGGGTTCAATTCATTGGCATTATAAAAAATTTCAAAAACAGATTCGCGAGTCCCGGTAACACCTTCCGCAAAGAATGCATAATAAGGTTCTAATAACTCATAATTTGCCCTGTCATCTATCAGGCGGCTAGCATAATCTATTGTCTGTTGCCAATCTTGATTGTAGAGATAATATCTGGCCTTCAAAGCCCATGCCGTTTTACGTGTCGCCTGAAAACGGTTTGTGTTTTCAGGAAGTAAGGTCTCTGCTATTTCTAAATCAGCTAAGGCCTGTGCATATGTTTCCGCTTGTGTACTACGTGGAATCCCGGAATTGTCCTCAACCGATTGTGTAGGCGTTGTAATAAGCGGGACACCGCCCCAAGTTCGGGCTAAGTCGAAATAAGCAAGCGCTCGAATGAAATAGGCTTCGCCAGCTATTCTGTTCTTAACGTTTTCCGATATCACATCATCGGCCAACACGGATACGTCATAAATGACTTGATTAGCGCGGTTAATCGCTACATAAATGCCATTCCAGGAACTAGAAACAGTAGGATTTTCTGCATTTACCCGATGATTGATGAACTCCTGTACTTGCGACTGTGATCCTGTCCATTGGATATTATCCCCAGAAAGATAGGCAATAGACTGGAAATCGACACTATAATAATCGCGTAGAGCACTGTATACCCCATTCAATGCTGCATTTGCCGAAACTTCATCCACAATAATATTTTCGCCTGAAATAGATGCTCTGGGTTCCACATCTAAAAATTTATTACAACTCGCCAAAAATGTAATAAGACATAAACAAACTATATTCTTTATTGCTCTCATCTATCAATGTTTTTAAAGCGTTAAATTGATACCTAATTGAAAACTCCTCGGTTGCGGGGGGGTACCTAAGTCAATTCCCTGTTCATTCGGCGAACTGCTAGCAGCTGCTTCAGGATCAAGACCTGAGTAATTTGTCCATGTAAACAAATTATTCGCTTGTAAATAGAAACGTAAACGTTCTATGTGTAAGCGGTCGGCGATATGTTCTGGTACCGTATATCCTATGGTCAACGAACGTAAACGCAAATAAGAACCATCTTCCAGCCATCTGCTCCCCCCGTCACGATAATTGTTCACATTCACTCCATCCGAACGCGGCACATCGGTAATGTCACCGGGCTGCTGCCATCTGTCTAAATTGGAAGCAAATATCACCCGAGCGTCATCCCGAGCTCCACCTCCTTCTCCAAAAAAACGATTGTGGTTGTAAATTTCATTACCATATGAAAAAACAAGAAAAGCGGAAAGGTCGAAATTTTTATACGTCAAAGTGTTGGTTAGACCACCAAAAAAATCCGGCCAAATATCACCCATAATCTTTCGGTCGTCAGTTGTAATACGTCCATCTTCATTTACATCTTCATATACCGCATCGCCCGTTTGTGGATCAACATATAATTGGTTGTATACCCAAAAAGAATACAAAGGATGTCCCTGCTGAAATAAGATCAGATCACGGCTGCCATAATACAATGGGTTATCCAACTTTTCAATTTTGTTGACATTTCGGGAAATATTAAAATTTGTTTGCCAGGTAAAATCCTGTTTACGGATATTCCAGCTATTTATCGCCAATTCAAAACCCCTATTGCTGATTTCCGCGGCATTAGCGGTATAACTGTTAAAGCCTGTTGTTGCAGCCAAAGTAACCGGTAATAAGCCATCTTTGGTATACTTATCATATACATTAAATGATACATCCAAAGCCTCATTGAATAAGGCCGCGTCTATTCCGATATTCAATTGGTCAGTACGTTCCCAACGTAAAGCAGTATTAGGTAATTGTAATGGTGAAATGCCTGGAATACCTTGATAAGATGCGTCAATTCCCGACCATAATCGGCGGGCTGCAAAGGCGTCAATACCATTTTGATTACCCGTGCTTCCATAACTAACACGAATCTTCAGGTCATTTATCGCTGATACATCCTTTAAAAAATTTTCTTGCTTGACACGCCAAGCAGCACCTACTGCTGGGAAAAAGCCCCAAGGATCTGCCGAACCAAAGCGGGAGGATCCATCTGCCCTGATAGAGAAGTCAATTAAGTATTTATCTGCAAAGCCATAATCAATTCGCCCAAAAAAAGAAGCAAGGTTATACTTTTCCCAATCCTGACTGCTGGTGCTATTGGCAGCAGAGGAAATCAACTTAAAATCATTGCTAGCAAAGCCTCTTCCCGTTGCCGAAGTACGTTCAAGCGTCGACCCCTGTAAGGTATTGCCCAATAACACACCAAATGCATGCTTTTCATTCCATGTCTTGCGGTAGGTCAAAGTCTGTTCGTTGATCCAGGTAGTAGCCTGGCCGATCGCAGAGGTTGCCAGACCGTCAGGACTTCCCGCGATTAATTGATTGTTCCAATATTCGGATTCGTTATAATTGTTATAGTCAATGCTAAAGGTAGAACGAAATTTTAGATCGGGCAATAACTCAATATCCGCATATATGTTACCAATATAGCGCAAACTGGTGGTATTCACGTCATAATTTTCCAGCAGTAAGCTTAAGTTATCGAAGCCTGCACGCCCCACCAACACCCCCTCTTCATTATAGGGAGAAAGGTAAGTCGGTGTGTGCAAAGCTGCTTGCAACAAACCGCCCTGCGGACCGTCACCTGCGCGGGCTTGATTTCTGCCCGTACGTGATAAGCTATTACTGGTTCCGATCTGCACCCGATCATTTATTTTTTGATCAAGATTCACTTTAAAACTAACCCGGTCAAAACTTATCGGCTTGAGTATAGATTCTTGCTTATTAAAACCTCCCCCCACATAGTATCGTGTAGCACTTGAACCGCCACTTACAGCAATATCCGCATTGGTAAGTGAAGCGGTACGAAAAGCTTCACCTAAACGATCGTACGTTTGCTGCTCCTCCTGCAGACCTCTGCCGGCAACGCCATTAATTACGTCATCAATTGGTCTAAAAGGCTCTGGTTGTCCAATATTACGATTATACTCATTAACCAGTTCGGCATGTTCCGGTCCAGTAGTCAGATCCCATAATTTTACGGCTTTTGCAATCCCTTGGGAAGCATTCACATTGATTCTTGGTTTTTGATTATAGTTTCCACGCTTAGTCGTAATAATAATCACCCCATTAGCGCCTCTGGAACCATAAAGTGAAGTTGCCTCTGCATCCTTCAACACTTCAACACTTTCTATATCCGCTGGATTAATGTCGGCGATTGGAGAAGTTGCCTTCCCTCCGGTATTTAGGGTCTGTAAACTGGTGGTATTCAAGAAAACACCATCCACTACATATAATGGGTCATTGCTGGCATTAATGGACGTAGCTCCTCTCAAGCGCACATTTACAGCTTCTCCTGGCACACCCGTATTACTTGAAATCTGAACACCTGCCACTTTTCCTTGTAGCTGGGCATCGATACCTCCTACCGGAATATCTTTTGTTTCCGCTGGATCAATTTTTGTAATTGAACCAATCAAATTGCGTCTTTGTTGTGTAGTATAACCTACCACGACTACGTCATTCAATTGATTGAACCCGGGTTTCAATAAGATTTCTACTTTTTCATCATCAACAACAAGCTTTTTTTGATCATAGCCAACATAACTGATGATCAATGTGTAGGGAAATTTCTGCCCTGTCACAAAATTAAATTTACCATCTTCGTCGGTAGAGGCGTTATGGGTTGTACCTTCAATATGTACCAAAGCTCCTGGTAGCGGTTCTCTTGTTAAAGAATCCAGCACAACACCATTTAAAGTGGAATTGATTAGAGGTTTGGTTTGGGCGGATAGCGCTTGATCGTCTGCGTAATAAACTGCCATAAAAAGAAAAATGTAAGCTAATCTTTGCCACACCGTTACCTGTATTTGCATATGTTGTAGGGTTTAGTTACTAAATTTATTGATTGTTGCCCTGTCGACAGACACCAATCATCCTTTATAAATCCTTGAAAATATCCGGTTTTTCTTACCCAATATTTTCGCTTGCTCTATTATTTATTGTGATTTCATGTCGTAATAAATATGTATAAGCTTTTGAATCGCAAAAAATGTCAGGATGACGGATATGGCAAAGGTAAAATTAAATTTTAAAAAAAGAATACTTAGTCTATAAAAATAGTAGTCATTTATACATAGACACAAAAATCACATACCTTTGTTACAAAGTCACAGCCATTTCAACAAAAGCTTAGCCTGCTAAACGAAGATATCATGGAGTCTTTTTGTGAGGTTTTGTATCGTACCTATAAGTGCCTCCATCTGCTGCTCCAGTTCTTCATAATGCCCTTCTTCCAATGCCTCTTTTACACCAGGAAGTGTTTTCACTCCATAGCCAGTATAAAAACCGGGAGCATAAATACTGTGTTTATACCACGGTCGCCTTGGAAGACCGTTTGGTAATAGTAGGGCTTTCTCCGCCTGAAAAAGTTTTGCATTCTCAACAGACAATGCTTGTTCATCTCCTTTAAAGTTACTTTGTCTTTCCGCTAATTGAGATGCAGCCATCCCTAAACTATCTATCGCTACGAATAAGTTCTCAAACGAAAGGGGTGGTACCGGCAGTTTAGATTTCGGTGTCACAAACTCTTTCTTGGGATCGGCCGCCATCAGATAAATAGAATCACTGATGAGTTTATTTTCAGATTCATATGCCTGACGTAGTTCGTCAGCTTGCGTTTTTATTTCTTTTGCATACGTTTTGATCGCCTCATGTAATCCTCGAAAATCGAAGGGTAAAATATTTGCTTCCGAAATACGCAACACGGCACGACCAGCAGCTTGCGATAAAGCTACGCCATAACTAAAATCAGGATCTTTAAAGCGAATATAATGATCGTACGAGTCATAAATGCTATGGTAATCTCCAGCGGAACTTTCACCGCCAAAAGCAAAATTAAGACTGGGAATACCAAGATGTTGTAAAAATGCGGAATAGTCAGATCCAGTACCCAAAGCTTGTAAGGCATACTGGTCTTGCTGTAACAGCTCTTGTTTTTTATGGCGTGAGGAGGTAGATAATACCGTGCTTGCCAATTTGCGATCATAGACAGGTCTATCAGTTAACGGATCCCTCACTTCTTTTGAAATGTCGGTAACCAAAGCTTTGAATGCATGCGAACCACCAGCGTTAAAGAACCCCCTGCTATTACCATCACTGTTGATGTAAGCAACAGCCTTTTGCCGCAATTCATCCGCATGATGCTCCACCCATTCGGTTGAGCCTAATAGCGACTGTTCTTCTCCATCCCACGCACAATATATCAAAGTGCGTTTGGGCCTAAACCCTTGTTTCACCAAAGATCCGATCGCTTTAGCTTCTTCAAGTAACGCCGCCAATCCACTCACGGGATCATCTGTCCCGTTTACCCATGCATCGTGATGATTACCTCTTATAACCCATTGATCAGGATATACGTCACCTGTGATTTTTGCAATTACATTATAAGCGGGCACAATATCCCAACTTTGTTTAATCTTGAGATGTACCTTTGCTTTTCCACCACCCAATCTATAGGTAATAGGTAAAGCTCCCCGCCAAGAGTCTGGAGCTACAGGGCCATCTAAAGCCGCTAACAAAGGTTGGGCATCATGGTAGCTAATAGGCAGTACCGGAATTTTCAGAATTGTAGTAGCCTCTTCCCTTCTCAAACGTTTAGCTTCTTTGGTTGCACCTATTCCAGGTGTTAATGGATCACCGGGATAAAGTACCATATCCATTACAGATCCCCGCTGCACCGTATGTTCGTTTTTAAAAGGCCCCTCAGGGTAGCCATCTCCCTGATAGTAACCATCTTCTTTGGGGTCAGAATAGATAATGCATCCTACTGCCCCGTGTTCATAAGCCACCTTAGGTTTTATCCCCCTCCAACTATTGCCATACTTGGCGATTACAATTTTACCCTTTACATCTACCCCTAAACGTTCTAATTGCTCGTAATCAGCGGGTAAGCCATAATTAACAAATACTAACGGAGCTGTCACGTCGCCATCCGCCCCCCATGCATTATAGGTTGGCAATTGCCCCTCTTGGCTTGAGGAAGCATCTCCGTCTACAGCGGGTTCTTTTAAAATAGCTGTATAAGTTGTTGGTTCGATTAACTCTAATTTTCTTTCCAATGGGGTCGGAAAAAGCACGTGGAAAGTTTCTATTTCAACATCCCATCCATAATTATTGAACCATTGATAAATTTCTTCAGCCACCTCCTTACCTCTAGCTGATCCTAGATGATGTGGGTAAGCAGATAAGTTTTTTATATTGGTGCCTATGCTCTCTTTTTCCAATAAAGTATCGAAACGCTGCTCGAGTTGATTCTCCTGTTGCGCATTTAAATGCGCAAAGGTTCTCAGCATTAAACATAAGAGTGGCAGAAGCCGTTTTAAATGTACATTCATATACGGTTAATTAGTTGTTTAACAATCTTTCCAAAGTATCATGAAGCTCTTCACCTTTGAGGTTTCTAGCCACAATAGTTCCATCCGGACCGATAAGAAAATTAGAAGGAATTGCTCTCACCCCATAAAGCTT
This Olivibacter sp. SDN3 DNA region includes the following protein-coding sequences:
- a CDS encoding NAD(P)/FAD-dependent oxidoreductase, encoding MGNFEYDAIVVGSGPNGLAAAILLRQYGLSVLLLEAKGTVGGGMRSAELTLPGFVHDVCSAVHPMAAASPFFNSLPLEYHGLTYINPEVLAAHPFDDGTAGALRRDILETASSFGKDKESYLSLFGPLVEKWPTIAKDLLGPLGFPKYPLNFAQFGLRALLPATILARRFKTKQLKGLWAGMVAHSMLPFQKLTTSAIALVLTINGHITGWPIVKGGTQNMANALASYFLSLGGKIETNVYVRSLKDIPSSRAVVFDTSPRQLLQIAGHKFPYIYKRQMERYRYGMGLFKVDWALDGPIPFTAPECQEAGTVHIGNSFEEVALSESLIANGKHPEKPFVLLAQQSLIDVDRAPRGKHTAYAYCHVPNGSGKDMTATIEQQIERFAPGFHDLILAKHATSTAQLEEYNPNFHGGDVNGGALDIDQLFTRPALRFSPYRTAGKGLYICSASTPPGGGVHGMGGYHAAKQVLADIFKIQVV
- a CDS encoding DoxX family protein, translating into MDILNNQDKINWKPYERVLFRFFFIYFILQAVPLDWKYYVRLFQLNWFNLQFQDIFNISRYTPQLLETERSIDFWGIHTFGDWGILTAIALLGGLIWSLFKKKQDNYVGLYYVLRVILRYRLAIGVIAYGFIKLFPLQSPYPSLSDLNTNYGDLSAWRLFSLSLGVAPSFEYFLGAVEIFAGLLLFYRKTVFIGSFIILCFTGNVFLSNLAYEGGETVYSLYLIQFALFLLCYDAPRLFRLLSLERPTYPSIYRPVYPKVWQAKAQLILKSVFILFFVVLYGFKTYAAYQKGPYHYPEQQDADLAGFYDVSRFVFNGTSLPYNRTDSIRWENVVIERWPTLSIKTGKQAQPVISNVELIHPLSEARNFEYAGTVGRHYYRYQLDTMAKTFVMNSLGNNNEQESYKLTFDRHNDRTILLHGTTGKGDSLTITLNKIEKKYLLEEAGKVGRRSRLVL
- a CDS encoding RagB/SusD family nutrient uptake outer membrane protein, which translates into the protein MEPRASISGENIIVDEVSANAALNGVYSALRDYYSVDFQSIAYLSGDNIQWTGSQSQVQEFINHRVNAENPTVSSSWNGIYVAINRANQVIYDVSVLADDVISENVKNRIAGEAYFIRALAYFDLARTWGGVPLITTPTQSVEDNSGIPRSTQAETYAQALADLEIAETLLPENTNRFQATRKTAWALKARYYLYNQDWQQTIDYASRLIDDRANYELLEPYYAFFAEGVTGTRESVFEIFYNANELNPHRGQWQPQQNGGTRQWAPNDTFASLLNDPLTGGTRSALVARDNQNRWYGNLYYRSPATDPTYVIRIAELYLIRAEAYAGLGQLENALTDLNAIRHRANLADSEAATANEILLAIENERRLEFGLEAHRWFDLVRTGRAAAVLGVTDSDRYLMPIPAEQLLTDQALEQNPGY
- the soxC gene encoding sulfite dehydrogenase; this translates as MNKDKKILDTQFPDHIPAVKISRRRMLGGAAALGLALVPDAFGKVIQEAKPIFVPKDPTKVPGVPPGPLGTRSPFEKLKKLPSFTSSRTPLQNLFGTITPSDLHFERNHGGVPTMDPKRYELVIHGMVNKPMSFTLRDLMRFPSFTRICFIECSGNFRSGKAELTPQEICGLTSQSEWTGVMLSTLFREVGVKPQASWFLAEGNDAAVMTRSIPLEKAYEDAMIVYAQNGEALRPEQGYPARLLLPGWEGNTQIKWIRRIEIANQPFMTREETSKYTEKIADGKIRQFSFLMDARSIITFPSYPLRIEKGWVEIRGIAWSGWGKIIQVEISVDEGKTWQAAILQEPVLSKAHTAFHYLWRWNGRGTIVMSRAIDETGYVQPSYRMLSSVRESRGGYHFNPITAWEIKTDGTVWLADNDVL
- a CDS encoding c-type cytochrome, with the translated sequence MLENMEAEVEVRSVLIYILFIGLLTACQGNHPKEQASSSYAIPAENIVVRPDENGWPASFDFGSRATKAQIERLDISITPDGKGLPDGMGYAKDGALLFQKKCASCHGETGREGPFDVLVADSASRAATIGNYWPYATTIFDYIRRTMPYNEPGSLTNEEVYQVTAFLLYANGVINRDDEINRQTLPAVEMPAKKHFVADDRRGGPEVR